A window of Planctomycetia bacterium genomic DNA:
AATCGGCGCACACAGTTGTCGCAGCCTCGAGTCAATCTTACGTCGTGGCCTCGATCAGCAACCCTTACCCAACACCGCTCCCACCACCCCGAGTCTCGTGCACGACAACCTGCGCGGACCGGATTACTACCACTGACGACCTGGAGATAAATCCCGATGTTGAACCACCCCACCCTCGATAAGCTGCAGCAGTTGCGCTTGCCCGGCATGGCCAAGGCCTTCGCCGCACAGCTCGGTCACACCGACTGTGATGGCTTGAGCTTCGCCGAGCGCTTAGGGTTGCTCGTCGACGAAGAGTGCACGCTGCGTGACGAGGCGCGCCTGAAGACGCGACTACGCACCGCCGCGCTACGACAGACCGCTTGTGTTGAAGACGTCGACTTCCGCCAGCCACGCGGACTCGATAAAGGCTTAGTCAAGAAGCTCGCCGGCGGTGCCTGGCTGCGCGAACACCTGAACTGCCTGATCACCGGACCGACCGGTGTCGGCAAGAGTTACCTGGCCTGCGCGCTCGCCCATCAAGCGTGCCGCGACGGCTACTCGGTGCGCTACCTGAGAATGCAACGGCTGCTCACTGATCTCGGCATCGCCAAAGGTGACGGTCGCTACCGCAAACAGCTTGCGCACCTCGCTCGCATCGATCTTATTGTGCTCGACGACTTCGGTCTTGCCGCCATGACCGACGAGCAGCGGCGAGACTTGCTGGAGCTCCTCGAAGA
This region includes:
- the istB gene encoding IS21-like element helper ATPase IstB, coding for MLNHPTLDKLQQLRLPGMAKAFAAQLGHTDCDGLSFAERLGLLVDEECTLRDEARLKTRLRTAALRQTACVEDVDFRQPRGLDKGLVKKLAGGAWLREHLNCLITGPTGVGKSYLACALAHQACRDGYSVRYLRMQRLLTDLGIAKGDGRYRKQLAHLARIDLIVLDDFGLAAMTDEQRRDLLELLEDRYERKSTLVTSQFPVDRWHELIADPTLADAILDRLVHNAYRVQLKGESMRKKQRRLTDDEGINP